In Microbacterium foliorum, the following proteins share a genomic window:
- the aroB gene encoding 3-dehydroquinate synthase: MSTTTISVTGENPYDIAIGRGILDRVSAALDAGVRKVLVVHPPTLAARAAELRDRLLADVENGQREVLLAEVPDAEQGKRVEVAAFCWQVMGQADFTRSDAVVGYGGGAVTDLAGFVAATWLRGVQLVQVPTTVLGLVDASVGGKTGINTAEGKNLVGAFWAPRAVIGDLDELASLSPNEATAGFAEVVKAGFIWAPEILDIIEADPARAVDSTTPEFRRAIELAIDMKAQVVSDDFREAGQREILNYGHTLGHAIEHAERYRWRHGAAVSIGMLYAAELSRLAGRLSDSAAERHRTILDSLGLPTGYRAGAWPQLLATMQRDKKSRGGMLRFILLDDIAKPTVLQAPDESLLFAAYQEIGE, from the coding sequence ATGAGTACGACAACCATCAGCGTGACGGGGGAGAACCCCTACGACATCGCCATCGGACGCGGCATCCTCGATCGGGTGTCAGCGGCCCTCGACGCCGGAGTGCGCAAGGTGCTCGTCGTCCACCCGCCCACGCTCGCCGCCCGCGCGGCGGAGCTGCGGGATCGGCTGCTCGCCGACGTCGAGAACGGTCAGCGGGAGGTTCTGCTCGCCGAGGTGCCGGATGCCGAGCAGGGCAAGCGCGTCGAGGTAGCCGCCTTCTGCTGGCAGGTCATGGGGCAGGCCGACTTCACCCGCTCGGACGCTGTGGTCGGATACGGCGGCGGCGCGGTGACCGATCTCGCCGGCTTCGTCGCGGCGACCTGGCTGCGGGGAGTCCAGCTCGTCCAGGTGCCGACCACCGTGCTCGGCCTCGTCGACGCATCGGTGGGCGGCAAGACCGGGATCAACACCGCCGAGGGCAAGAACCTCGTCGGCGCCTTCTGGGCGCCTCGTGCGGTGATCGGCGACCTCGACGAGCTCGCCAGCCTCAGCCCGAACGAGGCGACAGCGGGCTTCGCCGAGGTCGTGAAGGCCGGATTCATCTGGGCTCCCGAGATCCTCGACATCATCGAGGCGGACCCCGCGCGCGCCGTCGATTCGACGACACCCGAGTTCCGCCGGGCGATCGAACTCGCGATCGACATGAAGGCACAGGTCGTCTCCGACGACTTCCGCGAGGCCGGACAGCGCGAGATCCTCAACTACGGTCACACCCTCGGCCATGCGATCGAGCACGCCGAGCGCTACCGGTGGCGCCACGGGGCGGCGGTATCGATCGGCATGCTGTACGCGGCCGAGCTGTCGCGACTCGCCGGGCGGCTGTCGGACTCCGCCGCCGAGCGTCACCGCACGATCCTCGACTCTCTCGGATTGCCGACGGGATATCGTGCCGGCGCATGGCCGCAGCTGCTTGCGACGATGCAGCGCGACAAGAAGAGCCGTGGCGGCATGCTGCGATTCATCCTCCTCGACGACATCGCCAAGCCCACGGTGCTGCAGGCCCCGGACGAGTCACTGCTCTTCGCCGCGTACCAGGAGATCGGCGAATGA
- a CDS encoding shikimate kinase: protein MTSATDPLTLVLVGPMAAGKTSVGRRVARKLNVPFVDTDKRVVAAHGPIPAIFEEHGEAHFRSLERAEVAEALQAGGVISLGGGAVTDAGTRKLLLVHPVVFLTVTPAAVADRIHSGGRPLLAGDDPVGRWTKIFEERRDWYDEVASVTFDTSRRPMQRIADDIVAWRRELG from the coding sequence ATGACGAGCGCGACTGATCCGCTGACGCTGGTGCTGGTCGGTCCGATGGCGGCCGGCAAGACCAGCGTCGGGCGTCGTGTCGCACGCAAGCTCAACGTGCCGTTCGTGGACACCGACAAACGGGTCGTCGCAGCGCACGGCCCGATCCCTGCGATCTTCGAGGAGCACGGAGAGGCGCATTTCCGCTCGCTCGAGCGCGCCGAGGTCGCGGAGGCTCTGCAGGCGGGCGGCGTGATCTCCCTCGGTGGAGGGGCGGTGACCGACGCGGGCACCCGAAAGCTGCTGCTCGTGCACCCGGTCGTGTTCCTGACCGTCACTCCTGCGGCGGTGGCCGATCGCATCCACAGCGGCGGGCGCCCCCTGCTTGCGGGCGATGACCCCGTCGGGCGATGGACGAAGATCTTCGAAGAACGTCGAGACTGGTATGACGAGGTGGCATCCGTGACGTTCGACACGTCGCGACGCCCCATGCAGCGCATCGCCGACGACATCGTGGCATGGAGGAGAGAACTGGGATGA
- the aroC gene encoding chorismate synthase — protein sequence MLRVLTAGESHGPELIAVMEGLPSGVPVSSEAIQADLARRKLGYGRGSRMKFEQDELTISGGVRHGKTLGSPIALRIGNTEWPKWIEVMNPEPVELTDKSRGRSAPLTRPRPGHADLVGMQKYDFDEARPILERASARETAARVALGAIARSFLGELGIRLVSHTLSIGPVRVPDDAALPTPDDVDRLDADPLRCFDAATSALMVTEVDDAKKDGDTLGGIVEVLAYGLPPGLGSHVHWDRRLDARLAQALMSIQAIKGVEIGDGFETTRRRGSAAHDELFATAEGISRGSDRAGGTEGGMSTGTVLRVRAGMKPIATVPHALRTIDIASGEDATAHHQRSDVCAVPAAGVVAEAMVAVELANAVLEKFGGDSIGETRRNLDGYLAAIPAELRTTPASEAALIAHDERD from the coding sequence ATGCTCCGCGTGCTCACTGCCGGCGAATCGCACGGCCCAGAACTCATTGCCGTCATGGAGGGTCTGCCCTCGGGCGTCCCGGTGTCCTCCGAGGCGATCCAGGCCGATCTCGCACGTCGCAAGCTCGGCTATGGGCGCGGCTCGCGCATGAAGTTCGAGCAGGACGAGCTGACGATCTCAGGTGGCGTCCGTCACGGCAAGACCCTCGGCAGCCCCATCGCTCTGCGCATCGGCAACACGGAGTGGCCGAAGTGGATCGAGGTCATGAACCCCGAACCCGTCGAGCTGACCGACAAGTCGCGTGGCCGGAGCGCACCGCTGACCCGCCCGCGGCCGGGGCACGCCGATCTCGTCGGCATGCAGAAGTACGACTTCGATGAGGCGCGCCCCATCCTCGAGCGTGCCAGCGCACGAGAGACGGCGGCCAGAGTCGCCCTCGGTGCCATCGCTCGCTCGTTCCTCGGCGAACTGGGCATTCGCCTCGTCAGCCACACGCTGTCGATCGGTCCGGTCCGCGTGCCGGACGACGCTGCACTCCCGACTCCCGACGACGTCGACCGGCTCGACGCCGATCCGTTGCGCTGCTTCGACGCGGCGACCTCCGCTCTCATGGTGACCGAGGTCGATGACGCGAAGAAGGACGGCGACACCCTCGGTGGAATCGTCGAGGTGCTCGCTTACGGTCTTCCGCCCGGGCTCGGCTCGCACGTTCACTGGGATCGCCGTCTCGACGCGCGTCTCGCACAGGCCCTCATGAGCATCCAGGCGATCAAGGGTGTCGAAATCGGCGACGGCTTCGAGACCACGCGCCGACGCGGTTCCGCCGCCCATGACGAGCTGTTCGCGACCGCCGAGGGCATCTCTCGCGGCTCGGACCGCGCGGGAGGCACCGAGGGCGGCATGTCGACCGGAACCGTGCTCCGTGTGCGCGCGGGGATGAAGCCGATCGCCACCGTGCCACACGCACTCCGAACGATCGACATCGCATCCGGCGAGGATGCCACGGCACACCATCAGCGATCCGACGTGTGTGCCGTACCGGCTGCCGGGGTCGTGGCCGAAGCCATGGTCGCCGTCGAACTCGCCAACGCCGTGCTAGAGAAGTTCGGGGGCGACAGCATCGGCGAGACGCGCCGCAACCTCGACGGCTACCTCGCGGCGATTCCTGCTGAGCTGCGCACGACGCCCGCGTCCGAGGCGGCGCTCATCGCGCATGACGAGCGCGACTGA
- a CDS encoding shikimate dehydrogenase, with amino-acid sequence MTRRRLAVWGDPIAHSKSPQLHDAAYAALGLDWEYTRRQVDERAFADALGALDESWRGLSLTMPLKETAHRAASTHDRYANLTGAANTLLLTDGIHGFNTDVGGIVDALGEQGLLGIESVRILGAGATASSALVACVEAGARSIDVRARRPERAVDLVALGQRLGVSVSVSPFDADAGDVGLTVATLPGGTALDALTAARLSLSGGVLFDVAYSPWPSALASVWTDGRAVSGEGMLLRQAVRQVRIFVHGDQSVPLPSEEAVVDAMKAAL; translated from the coding sequence ATGACCCGGCGGCGCCTCGCGGTGTGGGGAGACCCGATCGCTCACTCCAAGTCCCCCCAGCTGCACGACGCGGCATATGCAGCGCTCGGCCTCGACTGGGAGTACACGCGCCGCCAGGTCGACGAGCGGGCGTTCGCCGACGCTCTGGGTGCTCTCGACGAATCGTGGCGAGGTCTCTCGCTCACGATGCCCCTCAAAGAGACGGCGCACCGCGCCGCGAGCACGCACGATCGCTACGCGAACCTCACAGGAGCTGCCAACACGCTGCTGCTGACCGACGGCATCCACGGCTTCAACACGGACGTCGGCGGAATCGTCGACGCGCTGGGCGAGCAGGGTCTGCTCGGCATCGAGAGCGTTCGCATCCTCGGCGCCGGGGCAACGGCTTCATCCGCTCTCGTCGCGTGCGTCGAGGCAGGAGCCCGCTCGATCGATGTGCGTGCTCGCCGACCCGAACGCGCCGTCGACCTCGTGGCCCTGGGACAGCGGCTCGGCGTCTCCGTCTCCGTCTCCCCGTTCGATGCAGACGCGGGGGACGTCGGCCTCACCGTGGCGACGCTGCCCGGCGGCACCGCTCTCGACGCTCTGACAGCTGCGCGCCTGAGTCTGAGCGGGGGAGTGCTGTTCGATGTCGCCTACTCCCCGTGGCCGTCGGCGCTCGCATCCGTGTGGACCGACGGCCGAGCCGTCTCCGGCGAGGGGATGCTGCTGCGTCAGGCCGTCCGCCAGGTCCGGATCTTCGTGCACGGTGACCAGAGTGTTCCGCTTCCTTCGGAAGAGGCCGTGGTCGACGCGATGAAGGCCGCTCTGTAG
- the mltG gene encoding endolytic transglycosylase MltG, with translation MPERESASPQHDPDARLGDLFENLPDPSQQIPTVDNTPPAPGSRRAAREAAAVRSSGDPERESADTSTGEDVTTRAMPTAATGDAGDPPSAAPIPTAEAGTAAERASGTTPAESTGDAASIGAAGGSAAGGRLEDLFHGHPEEPSGTRPPAKKKRRTGCLVALVIVLAVIGGIVGAGVWAWNAYGDKISNALGWGEPEDWEPGLATGEVLVTISEGDTGAPVSTALYEAGVTRTEDVFYDYLVTENIAVTFYPGIYSLQEKMTAEAALEALQNPENKRENSASVGEGATIESSLPGMAESLGMPIEELQAAVDADPATYGVTAQNLEGWLFPAVYTFDPEVTATQVIQRMVDRTNEALTDAGVPAEDAQRVLTIASIIQREGLTADFPKVSRVIENRLDIDMKLQMDSTAQYGYGSLHEGVVSSSAEALEDDNPWNTYVHTGLPVTPIASPSYAAIDAAMHPADGPWIYFVTTNLATGETQFSETYEEHLQGVEKWDQWCQENPDGGCSAG, from the coding sequence ATGCCCGAACGTGAGAGTGCTTCGCCCCAGCACGATCCGGACGCCCGCCTGGGTGACCTGTTCGAGAACCTTCCCGACCCGTCGCAGCAGATTCCGACGGTCGACAACACACCACCCGCACCCGGGTCCCGTAGAGCTGCTCGCGAAGCGGCAGCCGTGAGGTCGTCCGGCGATCCGGAACGCGAGTCCGCGGACACATCGACGGGTGAGGACGTGACGACCCGCGCGATGCCGACAGCCGCCACGGGCGACGCGGGCGACCCGCCCTCGGCCGCACCCATTCCGACAGCGGAAGCGGGGACCGCTGCAGAACGTGCCTCCGGCACCACGCCGGCCGAGTCCACGGGCGACGCGGCCTCGATCGGCGCCGCCGGTGGCTCCGCAGCAGGCGGCCGCCTCGAGGACCTCTTCCACGGACACCCGGAGGAGCCCAGCGGCACTCGACCGCCGGCGAAGAAGAAGCGTCGCACAGGGTGCCTGGTCGCCCTCGTCATCGTCCTCGCAGTGATCGGCGGCATCGTCGGCGCCGGTGTCTGGGCATGGAACGCCTACGGCGACAAGATCAGCAACGCCCTCGGCTGGGGCGAGCCCGAGGACTGGGAGCCGGGGCTGGCCACCGGTGAGGTGCTCGTCACGATCTCTGAGGGCGACACGGGCGCACCGGTGTCGACGGCCCTCTACGAAGCCGGCGTCACCCGCACGGAGGATGTCTTCTACGACTACCTGGTCACCGAGAACATCGCCGTCACCTTCTATCCGGGCATCTATTCGCTGCAGGAGAAGATGACGGCTGAAGCAGCTCTCGAGGCGCTTCAGAACCCCGAGAACAAGCGCGAGAACTCCGCCAGTGTCGGTGAGGGCGCGACGATCGAATCCTCGCTGCCCGGCATGGCCGAGTCTCTCGGGATGCCCATCGAGGAGCTCCAGGCGGCGGTCGATGCGGATCCTGCGACCTACGGTGTGACCGCGCAGAACCTCGAGGGGTGGCTCTTCCCGGCCGTCTACACGTTCGATCCGGAGGTGACCGCCACGCAGGTCATCCAACGCATGGTCGATCGCACGAACGAAGCGCTGACAGATGCCGGGGTGCCCGCAGAGGATGCGCAGCGCGTGCTGACGATCGCTTCGATCATCCAGCGCGAGGGCCTCACTGCTGACTTCCCCAAGGTGTCCCGCGTGATCGAGAACCGCCTCGACATCGACATGAAGCTGCAGATGGACTCGACGGCGCAGTACGGCTACGGCTCGCTTCACGAGGGCGTCGTCTCGAGCTCTGCCGAGGCCCTCGAAGACGACAACCCGTGGAACACCTACGTGCACACCGGTCTGCCTGTCACGCCGATCGCCAGCCCGAGCTACGCGGCGATCGACGCCGCGATGCACCCCGCTGACGGGCCGTGGATCTACTTCGTGACGACGAACCTCGCCACCGGAGAGACCCAGTTCTCGGAGACCTACGAGGAACACCTGCAGGGAGTCGAGAAGTGGGATCAATGGTGCCAGGAGAACCCAGACGGGGGATGCTCGGCCGGATGA
- the ruvX gene encoding Holliday junction resolvase RuvX — MSGFRRGVRIGVDVGRARVGVARCDPDGMLAVPVETVQRDDQAIDRIAAIAADFDVLEFVVGLPVNLMGADTASTTDSREFAAALHARTGTPVRLVDERLSTVTAHAALRSSGRSQKKSRSIVDQIAAVVLLQQAIDTEKSTGNPTGATIPLDEESPR, encoded by the coding sequence GTGAGCGGCTTCCGCCGCGGCGTGCGCATCGGCGTCGACGTCGGGCGAGCGCGAGTCGGCGTCGCTCGATGCGATCCGGACGGCATGCTCGCTGTGCCCGTCGAGACCGTGCAGCGGGATGATCAGGCGATCGACCGGATCGCCGCGATCGCGGCGGACTTCGACGTGCTCGAGTTCGTGGTCGGACTGCCCGTCAACCTGATGGGGGCTGACACGGCATCGACGACGGATTCCCGAGAGTTCGCTGCCGCCCTGCACGCTCGCACCGGAACTCCGGTCCGGCTCGTCGACGAGCGGCTCAGCACCGTCACGGCACACGCCGCGTTGCGTTCTTCGGGCAGATCACAGAAGAAGTCTCGTAGCATTGTTGATCAGATCGCCGCGGTGGTCCTGCTGCAGCAGGCGATCGACACGGAGAAGAGCACCGGAAACCCGACCGGTGCCACGATTCCGCTCGACGAGGAGTCCCCCCGATAA
- the alaS gene encoding alanine--tRNA ligase, whose translation MKTAEIAERYLDFFEKNDHLIVPSASLVSDDPSLLFTVAGMVPMIPYLTGVVPAPHPRIADLQKCIRTNDIEEVGKTARHGTFFQMMGNWSFGDYFKEGAIRYAWELLTSSEADGGLGFDEKDLWVTVYETDDEAEAIWRDIIGLKPERIQRLGRADNYWNTGQPGPGGPDSEIFFDRGPAYGKDGGPAVDDSRFLEIWNLVFMQDFIENIRGKTEFDIVGELPQKNIDTGMGLERVAFLKQGVENMYETDQVRPVLDRAVELSGRRYGAVHEDDVRFRVVADHVRSSLMLLSDGVRPSNEGRGYILRRLMRRTVRSMRLLGVDEPVFPELFATSRDAMKSAYPVLEKEWSTLSASAIAEEETFRRTLASGSTILDLALDETKKGGGASLSGSEAFLLHDTYGFPIDLTLEVAEEAGLAVDREAFDSLMQEQRSRAKADARNRKRQLADVSVYRDLRALGETGFDGYSELEVDSRILGILVDGQTVRSAAEGQIAEVVLAETTLYAESGGQVADKGVIVGPGYELEVLDVQRPVPGLISHTVEVTRGVVAIDDAATTIVDAANRRAARQAHSATHLVHAALRDTLGPTATQAGSLNRAGYMRFDFSWSQALSADTRAEIEEITNRAVNDALEVTTRIVTLDEAKDAGAMALFGEKYGDVVRMVDIGGPWSRELCAGTHVSTSAEIGLVSVVGESSVGASNRRIEALVGQDAFRELAAERALVSQLTTSLKTPRDQLAERIADLSASLKAAEKRIAQFESKERAGRVPAIADAASRVGAFRLAAQSLGEVASADDVRELVLGVRDRLGSDAAVVALGASVNGRPVVVVATNDAARAAGAKAGALAKRAASVLGGGGGGRDDVAQGGGTDVSALQPALEAVTQELQSA comes from the coding sequence ATGAAAACTGCGGAGATCGCGGAGCGGTATCTCGACTTCTTCGAGAAGAACGACCACCTCATCGTCCCTTCGGCCTCGCTGGTCAGTGACGACCCGTCGCTGCTGTTCACGGTCGCCGGAATGGTGCCGATGATCCCGTACCTCACCGGAGTCGTGCCCGCACCGCATCCGCGCATCGCCGACCTGCAGAAATGCATCCGCACCAACGACATCGAAGAGGTCGGCAAGACAGCACGTCACGGCACCTTCTTCCAGATGATGGGCAACTGGTCGTTCGGCGACTACTTCAAAGAGGGCGCGATCCGCTACGCGTGGGAGCTGCTCACGAGCTCTGAGGCCGATGGCGGCCTGGGCTTCGACGAGAAGGACCTCTGGGTCACCGTGTACGAGACGGATGACGAGGCCGAGGCCATCTGGCGCGACATCATCGGCCTCAAGCCCGAGCGCATCCAGCGTCTGGGGCGCGCCGACAACTACTGGAACACCGGCCAACCCGGCCCCGGTGGGCCTGACTCCGAGATCTTCTTCGATCGAGGACCCGCATACGGCAAGGACGGCGGTCCGGCGGTCGACGACTCGAGGTTCCTGGAGATCTGGAACCTCGTGTTCATGCAGGATTTCATCGAGAACATCCGGGGCAAGACCGAGTTCGACATCGTGGGGGAGCTTCCCCAGAAGAACATCGACACCGGCATGGGACTCGAGCGTGTCGCGTTCCTCAAGCAGGGCGTCGAGAACATGTACGAGACCGACCAGGTGCGTCCGGTGCTCGACCGCGCTGTCGAACTCTCGGGCCGCCGCTACGGCGCCGTGCACGAAGATGACGTCCGCTTCCGCGTGGTCGCCGACCACGTGCGCTCGTCGCTCATGCTGCTGTCAGACGGCGTCCGCCCGTCCAACGAGGGTCGCGGCTACATCCTCCGACGCCTCATGCGTCGCACGGTGCGCTCGATGCGCCTGCTCGGTGTCGACGAGCCGGTGTTCCCCGAGCTCTTCGCCACCTCACGCGATGCGATGAAGTCCGCCTACCCCGTGCTCGAGAAGGAGTGGTCGACCCTCTCCGCCTCTGCGATCGCGGAGGAGGAGACCTTCCGACGCACGCTGGCATCGGGGTCGACGATCCTCGACCTCGCTCTGGATGAGACGAAGAAGGGCGGCGGAGCCTCGCTGAGCGGCTCCGAGGCGTTCCTGCTGCACGACACCTACGGCTTCCCGATCGATCTCACTCTCGAGGTCGCAGAGGAAGCGGGCCTGGCCGTCGACCGCGAGGCTTTCGACAGCCTGATGCAGGAGCAGCGCTCGCGCGCAAAGGCAGACGCGCGCAATCGCAAGCGTCAGCTCGCGGATGTCTCGGTGTACCGCGATCTCCGCGCTCTGGGCGAGACGGGCTTCGACGGATACTCCGAGCTCGAGGTCGACTCGCGAATCCTCGGGATCCTGGTCGACGGTCAGACGGTTCGCAGCGCTGCGGAGGGGCAGATCGCCGAGGTCGTGCTCGCCGAGACCACGCTGTACGCCGAATCCGGTGGTCAGGTCGCCGACAAGGGTGTGATCGTCGGCCCGGGGTATGAACTCGAGGTGCTCGACGTGCAGCGCCCGGTCCCCGGACTCATCAGTCACACCGTCGAGGTCACTCGCGGAGTCGTCGCCATCGACGACGCGGCCACGACCATCGTCGATGCGGCCAATCGCCGTGCTGCGCGCCAGGCGCACTCTGCGACGCACCTCGTGCACGCCGCGCTCCGCGACACGCTCGGGCCCACCGCGACGCAGGCCGGCTCGCTCAACCGTGCGGGCTACATGCGATTCGACTTCTCGTGGTCGCAGGCGCTCTCCGCCGACACGCGCGCCGAGATCGAGGAGATCACCAACCGGGCCGTCAACGACGCTCTCGAGGTCACGACCCGCATCGTCACGCTCGACGAGGCGAAGGACGCCGGAGCCATGGCTCTGTTCGGCGAGAAGTACGGCGATGTCGTGCGCATGGTCGACATCGGAGGGCCGTGGTCGCGCGAGCTGTGCGCGGGAACCCACGTCAGCACGAGCGCCGAGATCGGCCTCGTGAGCGTGGTCGGCGAATCGTCCGTCGGCGCATCGAACCGCCGCATCGAGGCGCTGGTCGGTCAGGACGCGTTCCGCGAGCTCGCGGCAGAGCGGGCGCTCGTGTCGCAGCTGACGACCTCGCTCAAGACCCCGCGCGACCAGCTCGCCGAGCGGATCGCCGATCTGTCCGCGAGCCTCAAGGCTGCTGAGAAGCGCATCGCGCAGTTCGAGTCAAAGGAGCGCGCGGGGCGTGTTCCCGCCATCGCCGATGCGGCCAGCCGCGTGGGCGCCTTCCGCCTCGCTGCGCAGTCGCTCGGCGAGGTGGCTTCGGCAGACGATGTGCGCGAGCTCGTCCTCGGTGTCCGGGACCGCCTGGGTTCCGACGCGGCGGTCGTGGCGCTCGGAGCCTCGGTCAACGGTCGCCCGGTGGTGGTCGTCGCGACGAACGACGCGGCGCGTGCGGCTGGCGCCAAGGCCGGAGCGCTCGCGAAGCGTGCGGCTTCGGTGCTCGGAGGAGGCGGTGGCGGTCGTGACGACGTCGCTCAGGGCGGTGGCACAGATGTCTCAGCCCTGCAGCCGGCCCTCGAGGCCGTGACGCAGGAGCTGCAGTCAGCGTGA
- the rpsD gene encoding 30S ribosomal protein S4, giving the protein MTTKSQDRRKVRLSRALGIPLTPKAARYLEKRPYAPGEHGRTKRKADSDYAVRLREKQRLREQYGIREKQMRNTFNEARRQDGLTGENLVELLEMRLDALVVRSGFARTTAQARQLVVHRHILVDGQLVDRPSFRVKPGQLIHVKAKSEGTEPFQVAAAGGHAEVLPPVPGYLEVELDKLQARLVRRPKRAEVPVTCEVQLVVEYYAAR; this is encoded by the coding sequence GTGACCACGAAGTCCCAGGACCGCCGCAAGGTGCGCCTCAGCCGCGCACTCGGCATCCCGCTCACCCCGAAGGCCGCCCGCTACCTCGAGAAGCGTCCCTACGCTCCGGGTGAGCACGGCCGCACCAAGCGCAAGGCTGACAGCGACTACGCCGTCCGTCTGCGTGAGAAGCAGCGTCTGCGCGAGCAGTACGGCATCCGCGAGAAGCAGATGCGCAACACGTTCAACGAGGCTCGCCGTCAGGACGGCCTGACCGGTGAGAACCTGGTCGAGCTGCTCGAGATGCGTCTCGATGCCCTCGTCGTGCGTTCGGGCTTCGCCCGCACCACCGCACAGGCTCGTCAGCTCGTCGTGCACCGTCACATCCTCGTCGACGGCCAGCTCGTCGACCGCCCGTCCTTCCGCGTGAAGCCGGGTCAGCTCATCCACGTCAAGGCCAAGAGCGAGGGCACCGAGCCCTTCCAGGTCGCAGCAGCCGGCGGTCACGCCGAGGTCCTGCCTCCCGTTCCCGGCTACCTCGAGGTCGAGCTCGACAAGCTCCAGGCTCGCCTGGTTCGTCGCCCGAAGCGCGCCGAGGTCCCCGTGACCTGTGAAGTGCAGCTCGTCGTCGAGTACTACGCAGCTCGCTGA
- a CDS encoding replication-associated recombination protein A, translating to MTSAAALLSGQTPLAVRMRPVSLDEVAGQKHLLRAGSPIVALADPAATSPGAVSIILWGPPGTGKTTLAQAIARSSGRRFVELSAITAGVKDVREVMQEAITQRDLYGQTTILFLDEIHRFTKAQQDALLPGVENGWVLLIAATTENPSFSVISPLMSRSLLLTLQPLTDDDVGLLVDRAVTDARGLNGAVTLADDARAALIRLASGDARRALTGLEAAAAVALSKGDEGAVPAATADDVAQAVDKALLRYDRQGDEHYDVISAFIKSIRGSDPDAALHYLARMIEAGEDPRFIARRLVISASEDVGLADPQALSIAVAAADAVAFIGMPEGRIPLAEATVYLATTAKSNAAYVGIDQAIADIRSGGFGRVPLHLRDAHYPGAKRLGHGRGYVYPHDSEFGILPQQYLPDELRGKRYYEPKNLGAERDISARLERIRRILDGR from the coding sequence CGCCGGCTCCCCGATCGTCGCGCTGGCCGACCCCGCTGCCACCTCGCCGGGCGCGGTCTCGATCATCCTGTGGGGGCCGCCGGGAACCGGCAAGACCACCCTCGCGCAGGCGATCGCACGATCATCCGGTCGCAGATTCGTCGAGCTCTCGGCGATCACCGCCGGTGTCAAGGACGTGCGCGAGGTCATGCAGGAGGCCATCACCCAGCGCGACCTGTACGGCCAGACCACGATCCTGTTCCTCGACGAGATCCATCGATTCACCAAGGCCCAACAGGACGCGCTGCTGCCCGGCGTCGAGAACGGATGGGTTCTGCTGATCGCCGCGACCACCGAGAACCCCTCGTTCTCGGTGATCTCGCCGTTGATGTCGCGGTCGCTGCTCCTCACCCTCCAGCCGCTGACGGACGACGACGTCGGACTGCTCGTCGATCGGGCGGTGACCGATGCGCGCGGACTCAACGGCGCCGTCACCTTGGCCGATGATGCGCGCGCCGCCCTGATCCGACTGGCTTCCGGCGATGCGCGACGTGCGCTCACGGGACTCGAGGCGGCCGCTGCCGTCGCTCTGTCGAAGGGCGATGAGGGCGCGGTGCCGGCCGCGACCGCCGACGACGTCGCTCAGGCCGTCGACAAGGCGCTGCTGCGGTACGACCGGCAGGGCGACGAGCACTACGACGTCATCAGCGCGTTCATCAAGTCGATCCGAGGATCCGACCCGGACGCCGCGCTGCACTACCTCGCCAGGATGATCGAAGCGGGGGAGGACCCCCGTTTCATCGCACGACGTCTGGTGATCTCGGCTTCCGAGGACGTGGGTCTCGCCGACCCCCAGGCGCTCTCGATCGCAGTGGCCGCCGCTGATGCGGTCGCGTTCATCGGCATGCCCGAGGGGCGGATACCGCTCGCCGAGGCGACCGTCTACCTCGCCACGACCGCCAAGTCGAACGCCGCCTATGTGGGCATCGACCAGGCGATCGCCGACATCCGATCCGGAGGCTTCGGGCGGGTGCCGTTGCATCTGCGCGATGCGCACTATCCGGGTGCCAAGCGGCTCGGCCACGGTAGAGGCTACGTCTACCCCCACGACAGCGAGTTCGGCATCCTTCCGCAGCAGTATCTGCCCGACGAGCTGCGGGGCAAGCGGTACTACGAGCCCAAGAACCTGGGCGCCGAGCGTGACATCTCGGCTCGCCTCGAGCGCATCCGCCGCATCCTCGACGGGCGCTGA